From one Rhodamnia argentea isolate NSW1041297 chromosome 1, ASM2092103v1, whole genome shotgun sequence genomic stretch:
- the LOC115738982 gene encoding E3 ubiquitin-protein ligase AIRP2-like: MWQKRPWKSSFSESVKALEADIQHANSIAAALPGNDCGDRIQMRLSYSPFAQFFLFLMEWMDYSCTDTVPTYLGILSVLVNKVCLDSMPRMSSKEKKASLREFYAVIYPSLKLLEGEFARIGSINRAIPERIEGKRKFCNRELERDDECGICMESCADAVLPDCGHSMCISCYNNWNARSGSCPFCRGSLSGVASTDLWVLMSKSDVVDVFTLATENLSSFYLYIESLCVTIPAPHILLDYMILP, encoded by the exons ATGTGGCAGAAGAGGCCATGGAAGTCGTCCTTCAGTGAGTCTGTCAAAGCTCTTGAAGCCGACATACAGCATGCAAATAGCAT CGCGGCGGCCCTGCCGGGAAACGATTGTGGCGATCGTATCCAAATGAGGTTGTCCTACAGTCCGTTTGCACAGTTCTTCCTCTTCCTGATGGAGTGGATGGACTATAGCTGCACCGATACCGTCCCAACTTACTTAGGCATCCTTAGCGTACTTGTGAACAAG GTATGTCTCGATAGCATGCCCCGGATgtcatcaaaagaaaagaaggcctCTCTCAGGGAATTCTATG CTGTTATATACCCTTCATTGAAACTACTCGAAGGCGAGTTTGCCAGAATTGGAAGTATCAATAGGGCAATCCCGGAGAGGATAGAAGGCAAGAGGAAGTTCTGCAATAGAGAACTGGAGAGAGATGATGAATGCGGGATATGCATGGAAAGTTGTGCTGATGCGGTATTGCCCGATTGCGGGCATTCCATGTGCATTAGCTGCTACAATAACTG GAATGCGCGGTCTGGTTCTTGCCCTTTCTGCCGAGGCAGCTTGAGTGGAGTTGCCTCTACCGATTTGTGGGTTCTTATGAGTAAAAGTGACGTGGTGGACGTGTTTACTCTTGCCACGGAGAACCTAAGCagtttttacctttatattGAGAGTCTGTGTGTAACAATTCCGGCACCACATATCCTTCTAGACTACATGATCTTACCCTGA
- the LOC115738981 gene encoding E3 ubiquitin-protein ligase AIRP2 isoform X1 gives MEMMYYQLARSSSYQDSLKVLEADIQHANALATAIPRAKGGARLQMKLVYNHLAPLFLFLLQWMDCSCTCLLPRYLDLFHILIYKVYSDGRPNISTHGRKATIRDFYAVILPSLRRLHGDMEELDDVKGKHLAMESVGRKKVEGDFRFANVDLEREDECGICLEPCTKMVLPNCCHAMCIKCYRNWNVKSESCPFCRGSLKRVKSEDLWVLTCNEDVVDAETVSKEDLLRFYLYVNSLPKDSPDALFLVYYEYLI, from the exons atgGAGATGATGTATTACCAGCTGGCCAGGTCGTCTTCGTACCAGGACTCGCTGAAAGTCTTAGAGGCTGATATACAGCACGCTAACGCTCT GGCCACTGCGATTCCGAGGGCAAAGGGCGGCGCGCGCCTTCAAATGAAGCTGGTCTACAATCACTTGGCTccgcttttcttgtttttgctacAATGGATGGATTGCTCCTGCACTTGTCTACTACCCAGATACTTAGACCTCTTCCACATACTCATATACAAG GTTTATAGTGATGGAAGGCCTAATATATCTACACATGGGAGGAAGGCAACAATAAGGGACTTCTACG CCGTTATATTGCCATCTCTTAGACGGCTGCACGGCGACATGGAAGAGTTGGATGATGTCAAAGGCAAGCATCTGGCTATGGAGTCTGTGGGCAGGAAGAAAGTGGAAGGTGACTTTAGGTTTGCCAATGtagatttagagagagaagatgaatgTGGGATTTGTTTGGAACCCTGCACcaaaatggtgttgccaaaTTGTTGCCATGCAATGTGCATAAAATGCTATAGGAATTG GAATGTGAAGTCCGAGTCTTGCCCCTTTTGTCGTGGAAGCTTGAAAAGAGTGAAGTCTGAAGATTTATGGGTGCTCACTTGCAATGAAGATGTGGTTGATGCGGAAACAGTCTCTAAAGAGGACTTGCTACGTTTCTATCTCTACGTCAATAGCTTGCCAAAGGATAGCCCAGATGCTCTGTTCTTAGTTTATTACGAGTACCTAATATGA
- the LOC115738981 gene encoding E3 ubiquitin-protein ligase AIRP2 isoform X2, with the protein MKLVYNHLAPLFLFLLQWMDCSCTCLLPRYLDLFHILIYKVYSDGRPNISTHGRKATIRDFYAVILPSLRRLHGDMEELDDVKGKHLAMESVGRKKVEGDFRFANVDLEREDECGICLEPCTKMVLPNCCHAMCIKCYRNWNVKSESCPFCRGSLKRVKSEDLWVLTCNEDVVDAETVSKEDLLRFYLYVNSLPKDSPDALFLVYYEYLI; encoded by the exons ATGAAGCTGGTCTACAATCACTTGGCTccgcttttcttgtttttgctacAATGGATGGATTGCTCCTGCACTTGTCTACTACCCAGATACTTAGACCTCTTCCACATACTCATATACAAG GTTTATAGTGATGGAAGGCCTAATATATCTACACATGGGAGGAAGGCAACAATAAGGGACTTCTACG CCGTTATATTGCCATCTCTTAGACGGCTGCACGGCGACATGGAAGAGTTGGATGATGTCAAAGGCAAGCATCTGGCTATGGAGTCTGTGGGCAGGAAGAAAGTGGAAGGTGACTTTAGGTTTGCCAATGtagatttagagagagaagatgaatgTGGGATTTGTTTGGAACCCTGCACcaaaatggtgttgccaaaTTGTTGCCATGCAATGTGCATAAAATGCTATAGGAATTG GAATGTGAAGTCCGAGTCTTGCCCCTTTTGTCGTGGAAGCTTGAAAAGAGTGAAGTCTGAAGATTTATGGGTGCTCACTTGCAATGAAGATGTGGTTGATGCGGAAACAGTCTCTAAAGAGGACTTGCTACGTTTCTATCTCTACGTCAATAGCTTGCCAAAGGATAGCCCAGATGCTCTGTTCTTAGTTTATTACGAGTACCTAATATGA
- the LOC115738818 gene encoding GDSL esterase/lipase At3g48460-like produces the protein MVSFRHISLLVALTILMQAPPSSSTFALHHHLHEHLRHHLGHPHLITKGSEALAMADIFSALYAFGESLTDTGNAMFMGILRHAQGGSQGASGSSLGGNHLCDGKLMIDFVCEALGIPPLPAFQNASGNFTHGANFAVAGSTALPSNFFSQNNLQSWFLNTVPKTIDLQISWFNKFRQEMAGQVAGGGSGSGSGSMTGSGSGYGSGSMSGSGGGSMGGSGSGSMTGSGSGSMGGSGSGSASGSISGTGSGSGQGSGSGSGSGKMSGSVSGSGGGSGGGSGSGSGSMSGASAASGGASMSGSGSGSGHGSGSMTGKTSGSGSWSGSVSSHMQGALFWIGGIGLSDYPRLLGSSSVSNQWLTQNSVNQVCKLVKALLAKGGKYIVVQGLPPCGCFPVSLASTPTSDRDQHGCCASANAMVTTHNELLQKNLAELQKTYSSATIIYADFWRAYMNILQNHGQYNFAEPFKACCGAGSGAFNFDAHHLCGSANTAACRDATKHMIWDGIHLTEAMNKEIAKQFLSQGCTSPPLQEVIKKKMG, from the exons ATGGTTAGCTTCAGGCACATTTCTCTCCTTGTTGCTCTCACAATCCTAATGCaagctcctccttcttcttctacttttgctcttcatcatcaccTTCATGAGCACCTTCGCCATCACCTCGGTCATCCTCACTTGATCACCAAGGGCTCCGAGGCCCTTGCCATGGCGGACATCTTCAGCGCGCTGTACGCGTTCGGCGAATCCCTGACGGACACCGGGAACGCCATGTTTATGGGCATCCTCAGGCATGCCCAGGGTGGCTCTCAAGGCGCGTCAGGTTCGTCCCTCGGCGGGAACCATCTCTGCGATGGCAAGTTGATGATAGATTTCGTGTGTGAAGCTCTGGGCATTCCCCCGCTTCCCGCATTCCAGAATGCTTCTGGGAACTTCACGCACGGCGCGAACTTTGCCGTGGCTGGATCGACCGCCCTCCCGAGCAACTTCTTCTCTCAGAATAACCTTCAGAGCTGGTTCTTGAACACCGTTCCAAAGACTATAGACTTGCAAATAAGTTGGTTTAACAAGTTCCGACAAGAAATGGCAGGCCAAGTAGCCGGAGGAGGAAGTGGAAGCG GAAGTGGAAGCATGACGGGAAGCGGAAGTGGATATGGGAGCGGAAGCATGAGCGGCAGTGGAGGCGGAAGCATGGGTGGAAGCGGGAGCGGAAGCATGACAGGAAGCGGAA GCGGAAGCATGGGTGGAAGCGGAAGCGGGAGTGCAAGCGGAAGCATAAGTGGGACTGGGAGTGGAAGTGGGCAGGGAAGCGGAAGCGGAAGCGGAAGCGGAAAAATGAGTGGAAGCGTGAGCGGCAGTGGTGGTGGAAGCGGAGGTGGCAGTGGAAGCGGAAGCGGAAGCATGAGTGGAGCCAGTGCTGCAAGCGGAGGTGCTAGTATGAGCGGAAGTGGAAGCGGAAGCGGACACGGAAGTGGAAGCATGACTGGAAAAACGAGCGGAAGCGGAAGTTGGAGTGGTAGCGTAAGCAGCCACATGCAGGGTGCCCTGTTTTGGATCGGAGGGATCGGTTTAAGCGATTACCCTCGCCTGCTCGGCTCGTCCTCCGTCTCCAACCAGTGGCTAACCCAGAACTCTGTTAATCAAGTCTGCAAACTAGTCAAG GCACTGCTGGCAAAAGGCGGGAAGTACATCGTCGTCCAAGGCTTGCCCCCCTGCGGATGCTTCCCTGTGTCTCTAGCCTCGACCCCCACCAGCGACCGTGACCAACACGGCTGCTGTGCCAGTGCCAATGCCATGGTGACCACCCACAACGAGCTGCTCCAGAAGAACCTGGCCGAGCTGCAGAAAACGTACAGCTCGGCTACCATCATCTATGCCGACTTCTGGAGAGCGTACATGAACATCCTCCAGAACCATGGCCAGTACAACTTCGCCGAGCCCTTCAAGGCTTGCTGCGGGGCCGGCAGCGGGGCGTTCAACTTCGACGCCCACCACCTGTGTGGCTCGGCCAACACCGCCGCCTGCAGAGACGCCACAAAGCACATGATCTGGGACGGGATTCATCTCACGGAGGCCATGAACAAGGAAATCGCCAAGCAGTTCCTCAGCCAGGGTTGCACTAGCCCTCCATTGCAGGAGGTCATCAAGAAGAAGATGGGATGA